The genomic interval AACCTTGCAGACCTTCAAAGGTGCTTCAAAGGACATGGTGCCCTAGGAACACAGGAACCAGGCACAACAATCTGAACTAACTCATTATGAGTTCATCTGAGAATCTAATCcttgttaatttttaatcaaaGCAAGGAACACAACCAAAAACCTCGATAACTCATAAGCAACAAATGCGATATTGATGTTCTTAAGGACTTCTTTTCTTCCACAGGACCTCAGAAAAATTCGTGAAATGTTTACAGCGAGCTTAAAAAGAAACGATGTGTATTTAGCTGAAAGTTCCATATCCTTAAAGGGACATAGCTCGTTTGCATCAAGTTCTAGAGATTGTTATTTAAGGATATGAGGCGCACAGGTCCTTAGTGAAATGACCCAGTTATAAATTGGCcatgaataaaattaaaattaattaaaggtAAAACATGACTAGAATGAAAATTCAGTAAAGGTAGCTTTagtaaaatttgaaaatgataAAGGAAtaaaattaaccaaaaataTGCCAAACAGCGAGAATTGTCTGTTTACCCGCTAAAAACCAGCTTGCCTCTAAAATGTGGCCAACACCGATTGGCATTGGCCGAAAGCTTCTAATGTGATTGCCGGACTGATTGCTCTGAGCCCATAAGCTGTTGTGGCAGCTACTTTGGCTTTGGAAGAGCATTCAATAGCCAATTAGCTGCTGCACCTGGCTGAGGCAGGCTAATTAATTTTGGCCCCGCTGTGGCAGCTGATGCAGCTACAAATTTGGTAATGCAACAATTCAATTGCAGctaatgcagcagcagcaactgcatcaGCTGCAACTGGGAGTTGGGAGATATGGGCAGCTGCCCCACAACAAAGTGGCAGCTGGAGTCCCGGCGCACTTAGCAGCAGACGTGGACGTGTCTGCGTGTGAAGTTTAAGCTGTTTAGTGTCAGGACGAGTGGGTGGCCgcgtgagtatgtgtgtgtgtgtgtatgtgtatacatagCCAGTCAAGAAGCGGAAATCAAACAAGACCCACAAAGGAGCTAGCTCTCGGCTGTCGactgttggctgttggctgttgactgcagctgtggctgtggcatgGTACGTGGCATGTCTGCAATTGTCTGCGTGGCCGGcatggcaaatatttaagcCAAACAATGCGCTTAAATCAAAAGCGAGCCATGTCTACCGCATAACTACGCGACAAGCAATCATCCACTCTGGCGCTCATTCCGGCATTCGGGATATTCCGGGGCATTTCCACATACACAAAATCTATTTAAACCCCACTTCAGGCTGACGCTGCACTTTTGGCTTTTAATGCACTCCGGACTCCGGCTTCCAGTTGGAGTTCGCTTTGGCAGGGCAGGCAAATCAGCTTTTATATTCGCCTGGCCCTTGGCCCCGAAGTTCAGCCATGGAATCACTCTCTGGGGGCATATCCCTAGCTGCACATTTGTGGCCATTGAACTGTGGCGAGACCCATAAACACAACACAAGTCAAAGTGCCGCCTGGCACTCGACTTTATCTTTCAAAAATGCGAGCCACAAAACTTTCGCCTTCGAATGGTCAGTTAAAAACTGTCCGGGAATGCGGAGTGTGGGTCTGGCACTCCCCAAGGAGCCGACTAGCCTGTGTCTAAGGCGCAATAAGTCTGGGCATGCATAATTAGAAAACTTTTGCTTAAGTCATATTTGTTTGTGATCCAGCATCTGAAGTGGGCGTGGTTGGGGGCTCGAACCAAACATGACAATGTGTCGTTATCTTTATAAATCAAAGGGAATTACAAGATGAGCCGCCAACCCACAGAAGCTGAGCGTATGCATGCCACAAATGCTTGAAATTGTTGCAAGGCTCCCCCATCCACTTAACTGGACAAAGGATCTGGGCAAGgattcaacacacacacacacacacacacacatatacatatttttaatgatttatTTCCAATTTAAGCAAGATTTCGTGCTTGAAATCCTTTACCTAATGGCCCCCACGTAGCCAGTGGCCAGAGGGTGCACAACGCCGAGCATTTTCGGAACAGCTCCACCTCCTTCTCATCCTCCGCCTCCAACTCGTGTCCTGCTGCTGGTGTGCTaatatgcaaatcaaatttattgcacTCGCACTGGTCCTGGCCGAGGGTCGCACCACGAATCCTTTTTATCTGTGCTGTCGCCTGGCGTACGGCGCACGCATAAATCTTGTATAAGTTGCTCCTTGCCAGCAGTCAATATGCTAAATCAGCAGACGCCTCGCCCGTACAGCCGAAAGGGGTTACACGGGGATCGGGGCCGAAGCCGTGGCTGGGGTTGTGAGATTGTTTGGACAGCTGCTAAGACATTTCAATAACGCTTTGGCATTTCGCATGCCAAGGcgaaattttgaaattgtggACACACATTTCTTAGTGGCTTGTGCGGGGGtgggggaggggagggggggctGTGTTCAGGAGCATGTCTGCAGAGTTTTAATCAAAAGACTTGACGACATCATTTGATTGCTTGCAATTCATGGGAATTGTAGCAAACACGTTTGTTTAAGGCACATATTTAACAACTATTTAGGTGGATTTGGATTTAGTTTAAGCTGTTCTTTATTtcgattaaattcaaattttgccatttttaaaaGTCAATCGAAaagtaattgttttttgtttcttgtttaaCTCGCGCATATAAGACTTAGATTTCTAATATATAGAATCAAGGATTGTATATGGAGATTATGATGGTATAGACACATTATATATGCTTGTGCTAAAAGATATAAGTACTTTGTAAGTAAAGGGACTACTCGAAAAAGTGAGCACTGAAAATTAGCCAGGTTAAAATCCATTCGTAGCTcaggattttcaatttgaacaTATTCCATGAAAACCAGTTGGAAGGGTCGAGACTAATTCTATGAAAACTCTTTCTAGAGTTTAACTAACCGGTTTTAGGTGACTTGCTTAACGGCCTCGCCACGCCTGTCATAGCTCACGAGTCCTGCGAAGATTTATAGTGTGAAGTGCAAACAGAGCGCAGGGAGGGGCCGCATTGGGCTGGGGCGAGAAAGTGCGTCGCTTTCACTAGCCGGCAGCCAAATGAGAGACGAAGACAAAGCCAACTGCAAGGATATGAATTACGAGTGCGTTGCCAAGGCGACGCCAAATGATGTCCTGCGGTGCAAGCGGCAGGCTCGAGGCCCTAAATCAAACGGGCAGACATTGTCAGTCAACGTTAGGGACgcaataaaaaggaaaaaggaTTTCGGCTGTCTAACGAATGCATTTTCCCATTTTCCCATTTccgcattttcatttcatgccTATTGAGTGCTCTGTATGTGGCACGTTGGGCGGGCCGGTTGGCGACTGTCGGCCGTTGCAAATTTGTCAACAGGCACAACAAATGTCAATGTGATAAGCGGCACAAGTTTTTTATCACAGAATAAATCACtcgcaaaaagaaaacagcagaaaatataagaaaaaaccCACAAATTTGGGcagccgcaaaaaaaaattgcaataaatatgATGAGCAGGCCCGAAAGCATGTCCAATGCCAAAAGTTTGCTATCAACGAATTTTCGTCGTGGTTGGCCAAGATTAATATGTCCTGTATGCCCATTGTCCGGCGTCCATTTGTATGCCGGACTGAACTTTGAACCCCGACCCCAGCCGTTGCCAAATTgtgcttaaatatttgcaacaaatttgcGGTCCATTGTGCCGGACGAACCACAAAGCCAAATCGAAATGGTTGCAATTTTAAAGCAGAACCCACGCCCATTTAGTGGGCAATACATCTGATGGTACATCTGTTCAAATATTAgcttataaaattgtttaaaatgcgCAGCCCATTCGAGGATTGACAACCCATTGACGTACGCATTGGTCACGCTCGCCTGCACGTACCATCTACCAATGGGAAGGGGGAAGGGGGAAGGGGGAAGGGTGGGTGATTGGGAAGAACTAAGGCCAAACACAAATAAGAAACATCATCAGCGCCATTTGACAGTTGCCACAATTTATCATAATTCAATGCATGCGATGTCCTGTCAATCATCGACAAGGACTACGAAAGGGTGAACACACATTAGCCACTTGCCGCAGGCTCTGGGTTGAGATTCGGTTAGCTTCGATTGGGGTTTGGGTGTGTTCGTTCTGTCTGCTCAAGTGCAGGACATTTTTACAAGTGACTTATGAATTATTCTTTATGCCCCATCCCGCCATCCAACTCGCTGCCCCTGTCCGGTTGTCACACACGCCATGCATTTTATCCCTTTGCTTTTTGTGTTTCCAAATCAGATTAGCCTCAGCTCTCTGGGCTAGATGAAAGGGTCAATAAGGCCAATGGGACTTTTGCTCAAATGGAATATACAATGCGATTTTCGAGATTAGATTTTCATCTGTATAGACAATACGTGACCATAAAACACATCAATTGTAGCCAAAGACAAATCTTCGCCTTTAACCTAACGCTAGCTGGGGGAAAAAAAACACGTTGAACTCTAGCtagaaaataattatttatacctTTGCATTGATCTTTAGCTCTAAAACTCGAGCATATCgattttatcaatatatatttgggtCAATGTTGGTCTACCCGCCAAATTTGGGATAtctattttgtaaaaaatgGATCTCTTTTATAATGAGTAGagaacccccccccccccccacactcCCCTTACAGTCCCAATGTACCCACCTAACTAACGGGAATAAATCTTATGTACTTTGATtagatatatcatatatatcaatatcaatcaatcaagAACTTAGTATTTCCAATGTTTCTGCTCAAAGAAACTTTCTAGAAAATTCTAGAAATTCCCTTATAGCCTAAAAAGTTAACCAAATCGGAAAAGTTGActaaatctatatataaaaaaacaaatttgaatttagttTGATCGTAATGTTTATTAAGTTAATAGCTCTATTGACTAATTGacagaaaaatatttatatgtatatattgtactTGTTTATATCTAAATGTATGCCTTATGTAGATggatttttcaatttcaaatgaattgtTAACAAATCGCGAAAGAACTAAAACATGAACTTTAGAGCACGTGTACTCGTGCGCGATAACGAAATAGTTATACATAGCATATTGTAAATAAATCACAATTTAGTCTGTCTGTTGTTTTTTAGACGCACTGATTAATTTATGACGCTGCTTTATCTAAAGCCCTTTAGCTGGAGTGGCCAGCGGGCTGGGATTGATAAGAAAAGAACTTGTGGATTTGACTGTGCCTTGGAATGAAATTGACATCAAACAGAACGTTGTATTTATTTGGCCAATATTTGTatgaaacaaaaaagaagagcTTTTAATGTTTGAGTGTGATTTAATTATAAACTAAATTTGGCAAAAACTTGTGAAGATAACAAAATACTTGTGGGGAttgtgagtttttttttgcagcggCTAGTTAcagttaattttaaataagagTTTTTTAAGAGCACAGTAAAAACTATGAATAGCATGCTAGACAATGAGTTGATATTGGTGTTTCCCAGAGCGTGACACCTTACAAGTTCTTGTCGAACAGGAACTCGCCCAATTGGCCATGGGAGGACATCATCTTCTCCAGTGTGGTGATCTTGCCAGCCAGATCGCGCTGGCCAGTCAGCTGCTCCTCCAGATAGACGCCAGTCAGATAGTCGACCAAATGATAATCGTTATCATCAGCCTTCTTGGAAGTACCCTCACAGGTCTTGATCAGCTCGCGAATAGACTTGGTCACCTCGGTTTCTAGCTTGAAAGCATCCTCCAGAGCCGACAGACCAGTCCAGTTGGTCACCTTAACAGACTATAACGGGGccattaaaatgtatattcaaatgaaaagAGAGCATAtttcaaaacatttgcaaAGAATACTAACCGGTACTTTGATCAGGTTGTTAACGGTGTCGGTCAACTGGCCACGCATCGACAGGTACTCTACCAGCTTGGAGCCATGCTCGCGCTCCTCCCTGGCTGCCTTGAAGAAGTGCTCGGCGAAGCCAGGACGATTGACGGTGTCGGTTGAAAAGTAGGCAGCCATGGCCAGATACTGGGTGGAGGCTTCAATCTCCTTCTGAATCTGGTCGCGCATGCTCTTAATACATGGCTCCTTCATGTCGGGCCATCCCCTGAAAACAGCATTCGACTTGATGTTGCCTGCAAGCCAATAGATCAACATTTAGATATAGCGGTATATAATCGATAGCTAGAGTAATGTAACAAGAGATTTCCATATTTGACATACAGTTAAGAAAATCTTGCTTGAGATCTTGCGTTTGCGACTTTCGATTTTTCAAGTCCTGCACAACACTGGACTGTTTAGCTGTGGGCGCTAAGGGGAGCAAGGAGTGGTCATTAGAGCGGTCATTACAAAGGCAGCATGGGTTATTGCATATGCAATGCACACTCAAGTTTCTAGAACTAACAAGAGCGTGTGCAAAGCCAAAGTGCAGTTATATGGtaaactctctctctctctctctctatccctccctttatttattttttattctctGCGCTCTTTGTGGTAACGTGCGCAAGTGTCGCCATAGTAACGGCATTTGTTTTGGTATTGTGCCGTGTGCAAAAATTCGCGCTTCTACTCTAACTCAACTTAATCTGTCTCGCTCGCACTAGCATAACCGAGCTTAGGCCGAGGCCGTGTGCAAAAGGttttaacaaaaacataatacaGAATTGTCGATAAGAGAGTTTATGAGTTACGTTGTCCACAGTTGCCGTTATGTGTAGAGCTGAGATTCAAACTCACCTATTATACAACATATGTAAATTAAGCTAATCTGTTATACAATCATCAAAGTTCAAATAATCGCGGCAAGCGAAagtaaattgatttaatttagtATTATATTGGTATAAATATCCGAGAGTATGTCATGAAGAGAGCAGTCAAGCGAACAGCTGACCAAAGATGCTCTTAGATGTGTGCGCACGCCTCGATGCTCTTACTtgcactctcgctctctcatgCTCTTTGTTTGGCCTTACGCTGCGTCGCCATCGAAGTGAATTGCGTCGAATTTTATTggtttttacaaattttttttgttttcatttaacaattccaaaatgttttaatcTAGATTGAAATTACTCACATTGTAGGTTATCAGCCTGGGCCTGGTTGACCACAGCCAGAACGACCAGTAGGCAAATACTCGCAATTAATTTCACCATGTTTGTTCTtcggttgctgctgttgttgtggttgctgttgttgttgttgatgtctTTACACAAAATCACAGAACAAATATATCACTTTCAGTTAATTAATCAATGCAATCAATTTATGTGCTCAGCCTAAATgcacaaatgaaaatgaaccGTTTCGGTTGTGCTGCCAATGTTAAATAGAGAACTTTCGAGTCGATCTTTTATCTCGTCTCAATTGTCTATCAAAGCTGCCTTTACACACACTGGCATAGAAGGCGAAGCTTGCTCTTTCTATCAAATTGGACTTATTGGATTATTCGGTTCTTCCGGTACCTTACGATACTGATTTATGAAAGTATACCCTGACAAATTGAATCTTTTCACGTACTTGAACGTTTCGTAATTCTTCTGCTTAACGCGCCTTCGCTATGTGAATGCAAACTGTCTGTGCCAGTGCCGAGCAAAACACTTTTAAACGCTTCGTCGCTGGTAGCTCTCGCTCACAAAGAGCGCTGTGTGTGCCTACACAATACGTGTATgctatgtgtgtttgtgtttatgtgtgtgtgtgtatcagcGCGCTCTTATCAATCCAATATGTCGTCGCAtagtttgttattgttgtttgatAGACGTACTTAATTTACCACACTTACTTCCACACGTCCTCAATATAAAATCTCCTCTGTTAATATTACTAATATGTCGTTGCTGAACAATGCTTCATAACAATGGCCGCCAAATGGCAGCGGAGGCTCTCCAGTCAGCTGTTCTTTGTTACAAATTTACTCGTACATGGGGtatataatgcatatatacatatgtgtacaaTAGAACTACAGAGTGGTAATTGAAGATATGGCAAATGACTAAGCTTGAAAAtaataagttttaaatataaaattccaatttAGTTAGTCGTTAGTCGATTTTATCACATTAATCGTATTAATATACATAGTTAAATTGCTTTGCAAGGTATAGCCGATGCGACCCTTTTGAA from Drosophila virilis strain 15010-1051.87 chromosome 2, Dvir_AGI_RSII-ME, whole genome shotgun sequence carries:
- the Fer1HCH gene encoding ferritin heavy chain isoform X2 produces the protein MVKLIASICLLVVLAVVNQAQADNLQCNIKSNAVFRGWPDMKEPCIKSMRDQIQKEIEASTQYLAMAAYFSTDTVNRPGFAEHFFKAAREEREHGSKLVEYLSMRGQLTDTVNNLIKVPSVKVTNWTGLSALEDAFKLETEVTKSIRELIKTCEGTSKKADDNDYHLVDYLTGVYLEEQLTGQRDLAGKITTLEKMMSSHGQLGEFLFDKNL
- the Fer1HCH gene encoding ferritin heavy chain isoform X1 — protein: MVKLIASICLLVVLAVVNQAQADNLQSPTAKQSSVVQDLKNRKSQTQDLKQDFLNCNIKSNAVFRGWPDMKEPCIKSMRDQIQKEIEASTQYLAMAAYFSTDTVNRPGFAEHFFKAAREEREHGSKLVEYLSMRGQLTDTVNNLIKVPSVKVTNWTGLSALEDAFKLETEVTKSIRELIKTCEGTSKKADDNDYHLVDYLTGVYLEEQLTGQRDLAGKITTLEKMMSSHGQLGEFLFDKNL